Proteins encoded within one genomic window of Felis catus isolate Fca126 chromosome C1, F.catus_Fca126_mat1.0, whole genome shotgun sequence:
- the TRAPPC3 gene encoding trafficking protein particle complex subunit 3 isoform X1: protein MSRQANRGTESKKMSSELFTLTYGALVTQLCKDYENDEDVNKQLDKMGYNIGVRLIEDFLARSNVGRCHDFRETADVIAKVAFKMYLGITPSITNWSPAGDEFSLILENNPLVDFVELPDNHSSLIYSNLLCGVLRGALEMVQMAVEAKFVQDTLKGDGVTEIRMRFIRRIEDNLPAGEE from the exons AGCTCTGAGCTTTTCACCCTTACCTATGGGGCCCTGGTCACCCAGCTATGCAAGGACTATGAAAATGATGAAGATGTGAATAAACAGCTGGATAAAAT GGGCTATAACATTGGAGTCCGACTGATAGAAGATTTCTTGGCACGGTCAAATGTTGGAAGGTGCCACGACTTTCGGGAAACTGCAGACGTCATCGCCAAG GTGGCGTTCAAGATGTACTTGGGCATCACTCCAAGCATCACCAATTGGAGCCCAGCTGGTGACGAATTCTCcctcattttggaaaataatccCTTGGTGGACTTTGTGGAACTTCCTGATAACCACTCATCCCTTATTTATTCCAATCTCTTGTGTGGGGTGTTACGGGGAGCCTTGGAAATG GTCCAGATGGCTGTGGAGGCCAAGTTTGTCCAGGACACCCTGAAAGGAGACGGTGTGACAGAAATCCGGATGAGGTTCATCAGGCGGATTGAGGACAATCTCCCAGCTGGAGAGGAGTGA
- the TRAPPC3 gene encoding trafficking protein particle complex subunit 3 isoform X2 has product MGYNIGVRLIEDFLARSNVGRCHDFRETADVIAKVAFKMYLGITPSITNWSPAGDEFSLILENNPLVDFVELPDNHSSLIYSNLLCGVLRGALEMVQMAVEAKFVQDTLKGDGVTEIRMRFIRRIEDNLPAGEE; this is encoded by the exons AT GGGCTATAACATTGGAGTCCGACTGATAGAAGATTTCTTGGCACGGTCAAATGTTGGAAGGTGCCACGACTTTCGGGAAACTGCAGACGTCATCGCCAAG GTGGCGTTCAAGATGTACTTGGGCATCACTCCAAGCATCACCAATTGGAGCCCAGCTGGTGACGAATTCTCcctcattttggaaaataatccCTTGGTGGACTTTGTGGAACTTCCTGATAACCACTCATCCCTTATTTATTCCAATCTCTTGTGTGGGGTGTTACGGGGAGCCTTGGAAATG GTCCAGATGGCTGTGGAGGCCAAGTTTGTCCAGGACACCCTGAAAGGAGACGGTGTGACAGAAATCCGGATGAGGTTCATCAGGCGGATTGAGGACAATCTCCCAGCTGGAGAGGAGTGA